A stretch of Candidatus Atribacteria bacterium DNA encodes these proteins:
- a CDS encoding ABC transporter permease has protein sequence MNKKMNLNLTWYSIKKNGILFIFILLCIFLSIITPGFLSSANILNILRQSSIIGVMAIGTTFVIIGAGFDISVGSLLALSAAMCVGLQNYMHWSLAILLVLVVGSLVGLLNGFLAAKIHIPAIIATLGTMTIVRGLVYLYTGGYPLYVEAPDFAFIGNGYLGPIPFPVVILVIMVAFWQFILVRTRFGRYACALGGNKEAVRLSGVKVDYYHILTFVVGGLMAAMAGVIYAARLLSVTPLAGQGYELDAIAATVIGGTSVSGGEGSVVRTLVGVLLLNIIANVFNLLGIHIYVQYVIKGAIILSAVGFDTFSKFRE, from the coding sequence ATGAATAAAAAGATGAATTTAAATTTAACCTGGTATTCGATAAAGAAAAATGGCATTTTATTTATATTTATTTTATTATGTATTTTTTTATCGATTATTACACCCGGTTTCTTGTCCTCGGCTAATATTCTCAATATCCTCAGGCAAAGTTCTATTATCGGGGTTATGGCCATAGGAACAACCTTTGTTATTATTGGAGCAGGTTTTGATATCTCTGTTGGCTCATTACTTGCCCTGTCTGCAGCTATGTGTGTTGGTCTGCAAAACTATATGCACTGGAGTCTTGCCATATTGTTAGTTCTGGTAGTAGGTTCATTGGTCGGTCTGTTAAACGGATTTTTGGCAGCAAAGATCCATATTCCCGCCATTATTGCAACTTTGGGAACCATGACCATTGTAAGAGGTTTGGTATATTTATATACCGGTGGGTATCCCTTGTATGTGGAGGCACCGGACTTCGCTTTTATAGGAAATGGATATCTGGGGCCAATACCTTTTCCGGTGGTCATCCTGGTCATCATGGTCGCTTTTTGGCAGTTTATTTTGGTGAGAACCAGGTTCGGGAGATATGCCTGTGCCCTTGGCGGGAACAAAGAAGCAGTAAGGCTCTCCGGGGTAAAAGTAGATTACTATCATATCCTTACCTTTGTTGTCGGAGGTTTAATGGCCGCAATGGCCGGCGTTATTTATGCTGCCCGGTTATTATCAGTGACACCTCTGGCAGGACAGGGTTATGAGCTGGATGCGATTGCCGCAACGGTTATCGGCGGTACCAGTGTATCCGGCGGAGAAGGGTCGGTAGTGAGGACTCTAGTCGGTGTTTTGCTCTTAAATATTATTGCTAATGTATTTAATCTTCTTGGCATACATATTTATGTTCAGTATGTCATCAAAGGAGCCATTATTCTCTCAGCGGTGGGCTTTGATACCTTTTCTAAATTCCGGGAATAG